A genomic stretch from Pseudomonas sp. MUP55 includes:
- a CDS encoding sulfate/molybdate ABC transporter ATP-binding protein gives MSIEVRNVSKNFNAFKALDSINLDIQSGELVALLGPSGCGKTTLLRIIAGLETPDAGSIVFHGEDVSGHDVRDRNVGFVFQHYALFRHMTVFDNVAFGLRMKPKNQRPTESQIASKVHELLNMVQLDWLSDRYPEQLSGGQRQRIALARALAVEPKVLLLDEPFGALDAKVRKELRRWLARLHEDINLTSVFVTHDQEEAMEVADRIVVMNKGVIEQIGSPGDVYENPASDFVYHFLGDSNRLHLGEDKHLLFRPHEVSLSRHELEDHHAAEVRDIRPLGATTRVTLKVEGQPELIEAEVVKDHDSLTGLARGETLFFKPKVWQKA, from the coding sequence ATGTCGATCGAAGTCCGTAATGTCAGCAAGAACTTCAACGCCTTCAAGGCCCTGGACAGCATCAACCTGGATATCCAGAGTGGCGAGCTGGTGGCGTTGCTGGGCCCGTCCGGCTGCGGCAAGACCACCTTGCTGCGCATCATCGCAGGCCTGGAAACCCCGGATGCCGGCAGCATCGTGTTCCACGGCGAAGATGTGTCCGGCCACGATGTGCGCGATCGCAATGTGGGCTTTGTGTTCCAGCACTATGCGCTGTTCCGCCACATGACCGTGTTCGACAACGTCGCCTTCGGCCTGCGCATGAAGCCCAAGAACCAACGCCCCACCGAAAGCCAGATCGCGAGCAAGGTTCACGAACTGCTGAACATGGTGCAACTCGATTGGCTGTCTGATCGCTACCCGGAGCAACTTTCCGGCGGCCAGCGCCAGCGTATCGCCCTGGCCCGCGCCTTGGCGGTGGAGCCTAAAGTGCTGCTGCTGGACGAACCTTTCGGTGCCCTCGACGCCAAGGTGCGCAAGGAATTGCGCCGCTGGCTGGCGCGCTTGCACGAGGACATCAACCTGACCTCGGTGTTCGTGACTCACGACCAGGAAGAGGCCATGGAAGTCGCTGACCGCATCGTGGTGATGAACAAGGGCGTGATCGAGCAGATCGGCTCACCGGGCGACGTCTACGAAAACCCGGCCAGCGATTTTGTGTACCACTTCCTGGGCGACTCGAACCGCCTGCACCTGGGCGAAGACAAACACCTGCTGTTCCGCCCCCATGAAGTGTCGTTGTCGCGGCATGAGCTTGAAGACCACCACGCCGCCGAAGTACGGGACATCCGGCCGCTGGGCGCCACCACGCGGGTGACCTTGAAGGTCGAGGGCCAACCCGAGCTGATCGAAGCCGAAGTGGTAAAAGACCACGACAGCCTCACCGGCCTGGCCCGCGGCGAAACCCTGTTCTTCAAGCCCAAGGTCTGGCAAAAAGCTTAA
- a CDS encoding DUF962 domain-containing protein: MKSLVDHLSQYAAYHRDPRNIASHFIGIPLIVVAVAVLLSRPEWSVGGLWLSPAVLLALFSAWFYLRLELALGGLMTLLMGLSVWAGHALAAQSTTVWLSSGVGLFVVGWVIQFVGHYYEGRKPAFVDDVSGLIVGPLFVVAELAFLLGLRHDLKQQIEQRSGPVAVREKNATV, from the coding sequence ATGAAAAGCCTCGTCGATCACCTCAGTCAGTACGCCGCCTACCACCGCGACCCGCGCAATATCGCCAGCCATTTCATCGGCATTCCGTTGATCGTGGTGGCGGTCGCCGTGCTGCTGTCGCGCCCCGAGTGGTCGGTGGGTGGGCTGTGGCTATCACCGGCGGTGCTGCTGGCGCTGTTTTCGGCGTGGTTTTACCTGCGCCTGGAACTGGCCCTGGGTGGGTTGATGACGCTGCTGATGGGGTTGTCGGTGTGGGCCGGACATGCGCTTGCGGCGCAAAGCACAACGGTGTGGCTGAGCAGCGGCGTGGGCCTGTTCGTGGTGGGCTGGGTGATCCAGTTTGTCGGGCATTACTACGAAGGCCGCAAGCCAGCGTTTGTGGATGACGTGTCGGGGCTGATCGTGGGGCCCTTGTTTGTGGTGGCGGAGTTGGCGTTTCTGCTGGGGTTGCGGCATGACCTGAAACAGCAGATCGAACAGCGCTCGGGGCCGGTGGCGGTGCGCGAAAAGAACGCCACGGTCTGA
- a CDS encoding Crp/Fnr family transcriptional regulator, protein MDTAKWHAQLASGHWFRHLPADLQRRLLAAARLRSLTAGQLLFKRGDPPCGLYAVLEGAVRISAVNAQGKEAVLSLVETPYWFGEICLFDNLPRTHDALVMGPCTLLQVSQAAMLGMLEQQPAYWREVALLMSHKLRLSLINIEQMSLMPASARLAHRLLMIAEGYGEVEQARRVLQLPQEDLAAMLGLSRQTINSLLKALEQQGIIGLSYGAIEILDLNGLRRAAGL, encoded by the coding sequence ATGGACACAGCGAAATGGCACGCGCAGCTAGCCAGCGGCCACTGGTTCCGCCACCTGCCCGCAGACCTGCAGCGTCGCCTGCTGGCGGCGGCGCGGTTGCGCTCGCTGACGGCGGGGCAGTTGCTGTTCAAACGCGGCGATCCGCCGTGTGGCCTGTATGCGGTGCTGGAGGGGGCGGTGCGCATCAGCGCGGTGAATGCACAGGGCAAGGAAGCGGTGCTGAGCCTGGTTGAGACGCCTTACTGGTTCGGCGAGATCTGCCTGTTCGACAACCTGCCGCGCACCCACGATGCTCTCGTCATGGGGCCTTGCACACTGTTGCAGGTATCGCAGGCGGCGATGCTCGGCATGCTTGAGCAGCAGCCGGCGTACTGGCGCGAGGTGGCCCTGTTGATGAGCCATAAACTGCGCCTGTCGCTGATCAATATCGAACAGATGAGCCTGATGCCCGCGTCGGCGCGGCTGGCCCATCGGCTGCTGATGATCGCTGAGGGTTACGGCGAGGTCGAGCAGGCCCGGCGGGTGTTGCAGCTGCCCCAGGAAGACCTGGCGGCGATGCTGGGCCTGTCGCGCCAGACCATCAACAGCCTGCTCAAGGCGCTGGAGCAGCAGGGCATTATCGGCCTGAGCTACGGCGCCATTGAGATCCTGGACCTCAATGGCTTGCGGCGGGCGGCGGGCCTATGA
- the uraH gene encoding hydroxyisourate hydrolase translates to MKTLSMTLAALSLSGLCNLALAAGNPLSVHVLNLENGLPSAGVNVTLEEHVGDQWKSLSQGVTNQQGRIAELFPADRSMKPGEYRVVFKTGDYYKQANRETFFPEVPVIFQVKQADQHYHIPLLLSPYGFSTYRGS, encoded by the coding sequence ATGAAAACCCTAAGCATGACCCTCGCCGCATTGAGCCTCAGCGGCCTGTGCAATCTGGCCCTGGCCGCCGGCAACCCGCTGAGCGTGCACGTGCTAAACCTGGAAAACGGCCTGCCGAGCGCCGGCGTCAACGTCACCCTGGAAGAACACGTGGGCGACCAGTGGAAGTCGCTGTCCCAGGGCGTCACCAACCAGCAGGGGCGCATCGCCGAACTGTTTCCCGCTGACCGCAGCATGAAGCCGGGCGAGTACCGCGTGGTGTTCAAGACCGGTGACTATTACAAGCAAGCCAACCGCGAAACCTTCTTCCCCGAAGTGCCGGTGATTTTCCAGGTCAAGCAGGCCGACCAGCATTACCACATCCCGCTGCTGCTCAGCCCTTACGGCTTCTCCACCTATCGCGGTTCATAG
- a CDS encoding GlcG/HbpS family heme-binding protein produces the protein MYRTAVFLSLAVATAAQATPQLPRHAELDLRTARQLADASLAHCNAALTVLDRGGNLLLALRADGVGPHNSLASQRKAYTALSTKTPTRLFAERARNNPEAANLNSLPELLLLGGGVPLFADAELVGALGIAGAGGAPQDEACAVQAAEQLGLKITP, from the coding sequence ATGTATCGCACTGCTGTGTTTCTAAGCCTCGCCGTGGCGACTGCCGCCCAGGCGACACCCCAACTGCCACGCCACGCCGAGCTGGACTTGCGCACCGCGCGCCAATTGGCCGATGCCAGCCTGGCGCACTGCAACGCCGCGCTGACCGTGCTCGACCGCGGCGGCAACCTGTTGCTGGCCCTGCGTGCCGATGGCGTAGGCCCGCATAACAGCCTCGCCAGCCAGCGCAAAGCGTACACGGCGTTGTCGACCAAAACCCCAACCCGGTTGTTCGCCGAGCGTGCGCGCAACAACCCCGAGGCCGCCAACCTTAACAGCTTGCCCGAATTGCTGTTGCTCGGCGGTGGCGTGCCGCTGTTTGCCGATGCCGAACTGGTCGGCGCGCTGGGCATCGCCGGTGCAGGTGGCGCGCCGCAGGATGAAGCCTGCGCCGTACAAGCCGCCGAGCAACTGGGCTTGAAAATCACCCCTTAA
- a CDS encoding response regulator transcription factor yields MHVLLVEDQPQLAQRMAQGLSEAGFTVEVAASGMAAQRFVESTVYDLVILDVMLPGLNAWKLQQEIRQRGETPLLFLTTPNGIEDRLRGLELHEDDYLLKPFEAKELVARVRKVLRRDRGR; encoded by the coding sequence ATGCACGTGTTGTTAGTGGAAGACCAGCCGCAACTGGCGCAACGTATGGCCCAGGGCCTGAGCGAGGCCGGTTTTACGGTGGAAGTAGCGGCCAGCGGCATGGCAGCGCAGCGCTTTGTGGAAAGCACCGTGTACGACCTGGTGATCCTGGATGTGATGCTGCCGGGCCTGAACGCCTGGAAGTTGCAGCAGGAAATTCGCCAGCGCGGCGAAACGCCGTTGTTGTTTCTGACCACGCCCAATGGCATTGAAGACCGTCTGCGTGGGTTGGAATTGCATGAGGACGATTATCTGCTCAAGCCGTTCGAAGCCAAGGAACTGGTGGCGCGGGTGAGGAAGGTGTTGCGGCGTGATCGAGGGCGTTGA
- a CDS encoding AraC family transcriptional regulator, whose product MTEPTSLASWTRALRKQLDALGLDSAALCLEAGLDPLLMDDPNARYPLSATTRLWELAVQASGDPAIGLRVSRFVSPTTFHALGYALVASGSLREVFERIVRYHQVVSDALSLELSRHGDCHWFRLLQPEGSPAPALEAIDAFAAIYVRTCRNRLGRDYAPLAVYLRRPEPADPAPWHTVFRSPVVFGAEEDRLEFAAHDFDSHLDDANPELAEHNETVLKRTLAQLQPLTWERKVRATIEAQLPDGEPSAERVAQALHLSLRSLQRHLADEGCRFDALLNECRQNLALLHLRDAQCSLAEISHLLGFADTSSFNRAFKRWTGMTPGQFRDGLR is encoded by the coding sequence ATGACCGAACCCACGTCTCTCGCCAGCTGGACCCGCGCCCTGCGCAAGCAACTCGATGCCCTTGGCCTCGACAGCGCCGCGCTATGCCTTGAGGCCGGGCTCGACCCGCTGTTGATGGACGACCCGAATGCGCGCTATCCGTTGTCGGCCACCACGCGCCTGTGGGAACTGGCGGTGCAGGCCAGTGGCGATCCGGCGATTGGTTTGCGGGTGTCGAGGTTTGTCAGCCCCACCACCTTTCATGCGCTGGGTTACGCCCTGGTGGCCAGCGGCAGCCTGCGCGAGGTGTTCGAGCGGATCGTGCGCTATCACCAGGTGGTCAGTGATGCGCTGAGCCTGGAGCTGAGCCGTCACGGCGACTGCCACTGGTTTCGCCTGCTGCAACCGGAAGGCAGCCCGGCGCCGGCGCTGGAAGCCATCGATGCGTTTGCGGCGATCTACGTGCGCACCTGCCGCAATCGCCTGGGTCGCGACTACGCCCCGCTGGCGGTGTACCTGCGGCGCCCGGAACCGGCCGACCCCGCGCCATGGCACACGGTGTTTCGCTCACCGGTGGTCTTTGGCGCCGAGGAAGACCGCCTGGAGTTCGCCGCCCACGATTTTGACAGCCACCTGGACGACGCCAACCCGGAGTTGGCCGAACACAATGAAACCGTGCTCAAGCGCACCCTGGCCCAACTGCAACCGCTGACCTGGGAGCGCAAGGTGCGCGCCACCATCGAGGCGCAACTGCCCGACGGCGAACCCAGCGCGGAGCGTGTCGCCCAGGCCTTACATCTGAGTTTGCGCAGCTTGCAGCGGCACCTGGCGGACGAAGGCTGCCGGTTTGATGCGTTGCTCAATGAATGCCGGCAGAACCTGGCGTTGTTGCACTTGCGCGATGCCCAGTGTTCATTGGCCGAAATAAGCCATCTGCTGGGGTTTGCCGATACCAGCAGCTTCAACCGGGCGTTCAAGCGCTGGACGGGGATGACGCCGGGGCAGTTCAGGGATGGGTTGCGGTAG
- a CDS encoding fatty acid desaturase translates to MDGISASPQQMNAQQRAAHIREVVLAEGARLRQRHPWLLHQDALGAGILAFALAGMLGSAALYINGQMAWWVCLLLNAFFASLTHELEHDLIHSMYFRKQRVPHNLMMGLVWLARPSTINPWIRRHLHLNHHKVSGTEADMEERAITNGEPWGIARLLMVGDNMMSALIRLLRAKTWPHRFSIFKRVLLVYAPLALLHWGAWYVFLGFHAANGIASLMGAPIAWSAGTLQVMQVIDIAAVVIIGPNVLRTFCLHFVSSNMHYYGDVELGNVIQQTQVLNPWWMWPLQAFCFNFGSTHGIHHFVVKEPFYLRQMTAKVAHKVMAEMGVRFNDLGTFARANRLEPQDQPRSELAFSKR, encoded by the coding sequence ATGGACGGTATTTCTGCAAGCCCCCAGCAGATGAACGCGCAACAGCGTGCGGCGCATATCCGTGAGGTGGTACTGGCCGAGGGCGCGCGCTTGCGCCAGCGGCACCCCTGGCTGCTGCACCAGGACGCGCTGGGCGCCGGCATCCTGGCGTTTGCGCTGGCCGGCATGCTGGGTTCGGCGGCGCTCTATATCAACGGTCAGATGGCCTGGTGGGTGTGCCTGTTGCTCAATGCCTTCTTCGCTTCACTCACCCATGAGCTGGAACATGACCTGATCCACAGCATGTACTTTCGCAAGCAGCGCGTGCCGCACAACCTGATGATGGGCCTGGTGTGGCTGGCGCGGCCGAGCACCATCAACCCGTGGATTCGCCGCCACCTGCACCTCAACCACCACAAGGTGTCCGGCACCGAGGCCGACATGGAAGAGCGCGCTATCACCAACGGCGAGCCGTGGGGCATCGCGCGGTTGCTGATGGTGGGCGACAACATGATGTCGGCGCTGATCCGCCTGCTGCGCGCCAAGACTTGGCCGCACAGGTTCAGTATCTTCAAGCGCGTGCTGCTGGTTTACGCACCGCTGGCGCTGCTGCATTGGGGCGCCTGGTACGTGTTCCTGGGCTTTCATGCCGCCAACGGCATCGCCAGCCTGATGGGCGCGCCCATCGCCTGGTCAGCGGGCACGCTGCAGGTGATGCAGGTCATCGACATCGCTGCCGTGGTGATCATCGGCCCCAACGTGCTGCGCACCTTCTGCCTGCACTTTGTCAGCTCCAACATGCATTACTACGGCGACGTGGAGCTGGGCAATGTGATCCAGCAGACCCAGGTGCTCAACCCCTGGTGGATGTGGCCGTTGCAGGCGTTCTGCTTCAATTTCGGCAGCACCCACGGCATTCACCATTTTGTGGTGAAGGAACCGTTCTACCTCCGCCAGATGACCGCCAAGGTGGCGCACAAGGTCATGGCCGAGATGGGCGTGCGCTTCAATGACTTGGGCACGTTTGCCCGGGCCAATCGGTTGGAACCCCAGGATCAGCCACGCAGCGAACTCGCTTTCAGCAAGCGATGA